The DNA segment TTACCTGTTGGGGTAAGGTGCTCGGCCATGTAGTCCACAAATAATACTTCACTGCGGCTGCTTGTCACTGAGAACCTTTTGTGTGGCCTGATGCCTCCCTTCGGTGACATGAACGGCGGATTGGCCAGAATTACATCCGAATATTCGTTCCAGCGCTCTTCACTGGTCAGGGTGTCGTATTCAAAGATGTGCGGGTCAGTAAATCCATGAAGATAAAGATTCACAAGGGAAAGGCGCACCATATCCGGTGAAATATCGTATCCACGGATATTGTTCATCAACCTTGTGCGTTCATCCGGTGTCAGTTTATCTCCTTTGTACTTCTTCCCGTTGACTGCTCCAAGTTCTTCCAGACGAATACCATGCATCTCGAATGCCGCCGGATCATTTTCAGGATCATAATTGGAAGAATTATTCTTCAGAATATGCTTATATGATGAAATTAAAAATCCGGCCGTACCGCAAGCCGGGTCGAGAATACTTTCATGCTTTTGTGGTTCAATGATCGCTACCATGAAGTCAATGATATGCCTTGGCGTACGGAATTGTCCGGCATCTCCCTGGCTACCCAAAACCGATAGCAGGTATTCAAAGGCATCACCAAGTTTCTCACTATGATCATAAGTAAAATCATTGATTGTTTTCAGGAACGCCTTCAGCGTTTCCGGATCACGGTATGGCAGGTATGCGTTTTTGAAAATATCCCGGAACAACTGAGGAACGTTGGGGTTCTGATTCATCTTCAGAATTGATTCGCTATATAAGTTCAGCACATCATAACCTCCCAGTGATCGGTCCATTAATTTATGCCAGGCATACCGGGAATATTCACCAATGAAGTATTTCCTCTCCCCGCCCATTTCCTCTGATTCACTGTCCATATCATCCATGAACTTGTAGATAAGGGCTATAGTGATTTGTTCAACCTGGCTTTTGGGGTCGGGTACTTTACCGACGAGAATATCTCTCGCCGCATCAATCCTGCGTCTTGTTTCGATGTCCAGCATGTTTACATAAAATTATTCAATGGCACATAGTCCTTGATATATTCCGGGATAAGCATTCGCCATTCCGTCCCAACCGCTTTAAAATCAGACATCGAAAAAGTAGGGTTTACATTCAGGTCAGTGTATTGTTTACTATCGATGATCTCTCTTACTTTTTGATCAGTGATATAGGCTTTGAAATAATATTTCAGAGCAATGATATCGTCTCTTTCATCCGGCTTGCAAACAGAAAGGAATTTTTCGAACTCCTCTTCGAGCAATTCATCCTTCGATTTGAAGTAGGGGATCAGGTCAAAAATCCGTTCAATAATTTCCCGAAGGCTAATACGGCGATCCACATTGACCGCTTTTCGTAATTTTTCTAAAGTATAAAACTCTTCCGGCTTGTTCATAATCTCCTTGCCCACGTAATCGATCACCACATCCCATAAGCCCTCCTGGACATGATCGGCAACCACCGGGTCGTTCTGGATACGTTCCTGAAACTTTTCAAAGAACATCCGGTCGATCTTCATCCCTTCGAGACCAATTAGCTTTTCATGAAATGTCTTAACCTTGTCCGGATCAAAGGTTTCATATTCTTTTATCCTTCTTGGACCTGGTCCAGGATCAATGGCAGTTCCTGTTCCTACCGGTGGAAGTTTCAGGATCTCATCGTAATTGAATTTCTCTTCGAAATATTCGCAGTTTGCAAAGAAGTCGAACAACTTGAACGTCTTCTTCCGTTCATCCTTGTGTTCTTCTTTGTCCTGATGGTTGATCAACATTTTTGCAAATGACCATGTGCGGGTTCCCCTTCCTTTGATCTGGATAAAATCAGTTGGAGAGAAGATTGGCCTCATCAGGCAGATATTCAGCATGTCCTGACAATCATAACCGGTGGTCATCATGCCAACGGTACAACACACCCTGGATTTACTTGTCAGGTATGACGGAAGAAAATTTCCATTGCCGTTAAGGTTATTGTTTCTATCACTGAAATTGATGGTCATTTGTTGGGCACCAGGAATAAACGAAGTCACCTGAACGGCAAAATCAGAGTTGTATTTTCCGGGAAATAACTGATCAGCCATCTCGTTCAGGATTTGAGTGATCTTCGCTGCATGGTTCTGGCTCACACAAAAAATTATAGCCTTTCCTACTTCACCACTGATCGGGTCGAGCAAAGCGTTTTCAAGGAAAGTCCTGCAAAAGACAGTATTGGTTTTTTCTGAGAAGAATTTTTTTTCAAAATCCCGATGTCGGAAAGTTTCTTCCTCTACCTCACCTTCATCAACGATATCCATTACTGAATAACCGTCATCTGAAAGCAACTGTGTAGTTATTTCAGTACGGGCATCAATTACAGTGGGACTAATCAGAAAACCTTCCTTCACACCATCCAGAAGACTATAACGGTAAGTTGGCTGACCTTTTTCACAGCCAAAAGTTTTGTATGTATCCAAAAGATTACGACGTTCAATCTCACGAGGATCCACGGTTTTGATTTCCGAATCGAATTTTTTCAGGTAATCTTTTGGCGTGGCGGTCAGTCCAAGTTTATAACCGACGAAATATTCAAAGACAGCCCGGGCATTTCCACCGATTGAACGGTGTGCTTCATCGGAAATAACCAGGTCAAAATCTGTCGGGGAAAACAACCGGCGGAACTTATTATCAAAAAGTAACGACTGAACGGTTGTCACAACGATCTCTGCTTTCTTCCAATCATCATGACTCTCTTTGTAAATGACCGTTTTAAAATCGTTTTTCAGGTATTGGACGAATGATTTTAGTGCCTGGGATTCCAATTCCAGCCGGTCGACCAGGAACAACGCACGGTGGGCATTACCGGTACGAAGGAATAGTTTGCATACCGCAGCAGCAACCAATGTTTTTCCGGTTCCGGTAGCCATCTCGAACAGGAAACGGTCACTGCCATGTTTCACAGCATCCTGAAGGTATTTAACCGCTTTGATTTGATAGTTCCTGAGAAATCTTACCCCTGTCCTATCCAAAAACTCACCGCGGGTTTGGTCGTTGATAAATTGCGGGTCGGTTGCATATCCCGGATATTGAGTTTTTGCGATGTAATCCTCTTCGACCGGCTCGTTGATCAGTTTGCCGGTATCCGGAATAATCCTTTTGAACCCTTCCACTGAAGAAGGATCAGGATATTTGGTGATGATATATGGGTTGCCACGCTCCAGGTCCCAGAAGTAATGCAGGTTACCGTTGGAAAGGATCACGAAGCGGCAATTCTCTGCCCGGGCATATTTCCTGGCCTGTTCTTTGCCAATGAGTGGGTTTTTATCTTCTGCTTTAGCTTCCAGTACAATCAGCGGATGCCCTTTCTCATTCAACAGGAGAAAATCAATGAAACCATTGTTGGTCTTTTCAAAATCATCTCCCCATTCGTTGATCATCTTTTCCGTAATTCGGATATGGTTTTCAAAGACAACATTAGCCTTTCCATCCGGTACATCTAACAACCGCCATCCGGATTCTTCCAGAAGTTTATTGATTTTTATACGGGCTTTGGCTTCTTTTTGGGGCATGCGGATAAACAAATTGCGGAAATAAACATTAACTCAAACTTGAATCTGCTGAGAATTCAAATTTAGTAATTTATCAGGAAGGTGAGATGATTTATTAGAGGAATATAATAAACATCATGTACGATGGACGATCGAACAGGGACGATTTTGCAAATGATATTCGAAAAAACGATACTCGAAACATGATATTCGAAGTATTGAAACCTCAGAATATACTACAGGAACCTTTTTTTCGCAAAAGCCCTTCCCGAGCCGGATTTAAGATATTTTTCGAAGAAGAATGCCTTATATTTATCAGTAAATGCTATATAAATGATCAATTCCACGGGGCGTCTTGATTTTGTAGATTCTACCTGTCCGTTCTGATGCTTGGATATCCGTTCTTTAAGGTTGGAGGTGCATCCTGTATAATGCTTGCCGTCAACGCATTTGAGAATATAGACGTACCACATAATTTCTGATTTTGATATTAGACCATCATCCTGTTCCGGGTTATCTGAACGAGGAATTAATTAAATCAATGAAAAAAGTGGTTGGGAGGGAATATTTGCCCGCCTTCGTGTTGCTGACGCAACACTTCGGCGGTTAATGTGGACCGCGTCCGCTTCGCCTTCGCGTAGCTTCAGCGAAGCGAGGCCGAAGCCCGCTTATTTCAAATAGCAAAATTAATTAACAACTGTACAAAGCCCGCCTTCGTACCCGCCGTTGGCGGGTCACTTCGGCGGGCGAAGGTGGAGCTGGAGGGAGTCGAACCCTCGTCCAAACAGATAGCAGAGGTGCTTTCTACGCGCTTAGCCGTTTGTTGGTTGTCGGACAAGGCCCGGAGAACGGCACCCAAACCTCATCGTATCCCCTTAATCTCGTCGCGCCAGCAGGGAAATGGCACAACCAGCCTAAAATTGCGAGCGCCCTGTAATCCGGCCGGAATCAGGCATCTCCACCGGCAGAACGTCCCGTCCCGAAACCTTGTTCCGGGATGAAGCCACCTCTATTTTACCAGATTAGGCAGCGAGAGCGAAGTTATTTTCGCCACTTGGAATTTTGCAGATGATATTTACGAGCATATCTGCAAGGCTCGGCGTGCTTACACAACCACTTACCCGCTGTCAAAACCGGTCAGCCCCGAAGAGGGTGTGGGTTTGAGTGTGCATGTGAAGTGTGAGTGTGAATTATTCATTGCAAAAAGTGTGCAAAGATAACTATTTTGGATGATTTCATTCAAAGCTAAGTTCACGACTGATTCCAATGGCTTGAAAGAACATGCATACAGCGGAAAAATTGCAATTCCTCCAGGGAAAATCAGGCGCTTTAAAATGACTTTATAGTATCAATTTGGTTTTCAATATTATAGCAATGTCCTTTTTATCAATTGTTAACAAATAAATAACGCAAAAACATTCTATAATTGGCAGATTTTGATCTTCTTTGCAAGAGGAATTTTTAAATATAAATAATCCATTCTATGAAAAACATTTACAGAACCCTAAGCCTTTTGGCAATTTTTACGACATTACTTTCCCTCACGGGTTTATCCCAGAATGCCTGGATCAATGAGATCCATTATGACAATGCCAGCACAGATGCCGACGAGTTCATCGAAGTCGTGATTCAGAATCCCGGTAGTTACAACCTGGCTGATTTCGCCGTCGTGCTTTATAATGGAAATAACGGAGCGTCATACGATACAAGGACCCTTGATGTTTTTACTGTTGGAGCCAACAGCGGCAATTACACTTTCTATTATTTCAACTACACGCTGAATGGCGCCAGTATCCAGAATGGTTCTCCTGACGGGATGGCGCTGAGTTACCAGAGCGTACTCATTGGAGGCCAGTGGTTAAGTTATGAAGGAACATTTATGGCTGTTGACGGCCCCGCTTCAGGCTTGACATCCGTTAGCATCGGGGTTGAAGAAGGTTCTACTACTCCTGTAGGTCAGTCGCTACAGCTTTCAGGCACCGGATCGGGTTACAGTGAGTTTACCTGGCAGGCCCCTGCCACCGCTACTCCGGGCCAGCTCAATAATGGACAATCGCTTGGCGGAACCATTTACCCGGAACCAACAAATTACCCAATGGACTTTGTTGCCGATGCAGATGGGCTGGTGGTGGACCTGACATGGACCGATGCGGTCGGTGGCCAGTTACCCCAGAAATACCTTATAAAAGCCAGTGACCAGGATAACATTGCAGCCCCTGTCGACGGTACCCAGGAAACCGACGATCCTGATCTGTCGGACGGCATCGGTATACTGAATGTCCCATATGGTGACCAGGCCTGTACTTTTTTCCGCCTTAATGGTGAAACAACTTACTATTTTAAAATATATCCCTATACCAACTCCGGTTCAAACATCAACTATAAAACAGACGGAACGGTCCCCTCAGCTCAGGATTTAACAATTTATGAGATCATGGGACAGGATTTTGAGACCAATTCATTTGGTGACTGGGACACTATTAGTGTTTCCAGTGACAAAAAATGGGCTGTTGTCAACTTCGGCGGGGCTTACCAGACAACCTATTTCGCCCAGATGAACGGATTCCAGGAAGACGTGCCAAGCAACGACTGGCTCATCTCCCCTTCCCTCAACTTAAATAATTTCGACAATGAAGTAATGGTTTTCCAGACAGCCTGGAAATTTGGCAATACGGATAGTGAATTAAAATTAAAATATTCCACAAACTACACCGGTGGTGACCCGACACAGGCATCATGGACAGAGTTTAGTTTCGAAAAGGCCGAAAACGCCGACACATGGTTATCATCCGAAGATATTGATCTCTCCGGGATAACAGGGGCCAACGTGTACATTGCTTTTCAATATCTCAGCGACGGGGGGCAGCGCAGGTGGAGCGTCGATGAAATAGAGATCACCGGCGAGGCGGTCACATCATTCATTACTGTTACCAGTCCTGCCGGCGGAGAATTCTGGGAGCAGGGAAGCACACATGATATAACCTGGAGCGCGAACAATACGCTTGCCAATGTCCAGATAGAACTGTCTATAAACGCTTCCTCAGGCAGCCCGACCTGGAGCACACTGGCGCCTTCAGTCCCGGCCAGCGCTGGTCTCTGGACCTGGAACATCTCCCCTACCCAGACTCCCAGCAATGACTGCCAGATCAGGATCACCGACTTTGCAGCAGATGCAGTCGGTCTGAGCGGGATATTTTCTATCATTGAGCCTATTTATATTCCCCAGCTGGTTATAACGGAGATCATGTACAATCCGCCTGAATCAGGTAACGATACCCTGGAATTTATTGAATTATTCAACCACGACAATGTCAGCATTGATTTAACAGGGTATTATTTCTCGGACGGAGTTACGTTCACTTTTCCGGCTGCCACCCTTAACCCAGGTGAATACTTTCTGATAGCCGTTGATTCCGTTGCTTTTCAGAGTTTTTACGGCATGATGGCATATCAATTTGGCGGCGCCTTGAGTAACAGCGGGGAACTTTTACTGCTGCGTAACAGTTACGGCATGGTGGTCGACAGTGTCGTGTTTGATGATGTCAGTCCATGGCCGATTGAACCGGATGGTACCGGACCCTCTTTGACATTTTGTGACCCAGGCCTTGATAATGCTTTAGGGGAGAACTGGTCAGTTTCTATTGAATTTGTTGCGATAAATCCAGAGGGAGACACCATTTTCGCCTCACCAGCGGCAGGTTGCTCCTCCTGGCCTGTTGCTGATTTCACAGCCGACAACACTATCGTGCTGACCGGCGGAAGTGTTAATTTCACAGATCTTTCCACCGGCGATCCTGATCAATGGGTCTGGACGTTTATCGGCGGCACTCCGGGTTCTTATGTCGGACAAACGCCACCTCCCATCACTTATAATACCCCAGGGGCTTTTAACGTTATCTTGTATATCTCAAATGTCGCCGGCACTTCTACCGAAGAAAAGATCAATTATATCCAGGTCGGAAATGCTCCTGCAGCTGATTTTTCAGGAACTCCAACAAATTTATACGAAGGCGGGACAGTGAATTTCACAGATCTGTCAACCGGCACCCCCGAATCATGGCTGTGGGAATTTCAGGGTGGAGAGCCGGCTTCATCAACCAGCCAGAGCCCTTCCGGCATCCTCTATGCGGAACCAGGCATATATGATGTTTCTTTGACGGTTACCAATATGTTCGGAACAGATATCGTCCTGAAAGAGAATTACATTGATGTGATGCCCGTTGGATTAAATGAACAGGATGAAGCCATGATCAGGATTTATCCTAATCCGAATGAAGGTAGCTTCCGGTTAATCAACCCTTATAATGAAGAAATGCTCGTTTCCATTTATTCTGTATATGGACAGATGGTGACTGAGATTATGATTAAACCCGGAGATAATTCACTGGCCCTGGCCAATACCTCAAAAGGTACTTATGTGATCCGTTTTAGCAGTAAGAATGGAAAGATCCTGGGAACCGAGCTGATGATAATTTATTAAAGAAATTACCTGATCTTGAGCAAATATTGAAGGCTAATACTACGGGGCGGCTGGATATCTCCCGGCCGTCCCATGTATTCTTTGTTAAAAATATTTTTTGCGAACAAGTTGATCCCCGAAGATGGTGTGACCTGCCATCCTACCCTGAAGTCAAATACAATAGCTCCTTTATTGTTTTCTAACCGGTATTCTTTCAAGCCGGGGAAGAACTCCTGGCCCAGTATCCTCAGTTCAAACGGTTCGTCAATGCGCTCCATAAAGCTTTGGTAAGAAAAAGTAATGCCGGCACTGAAATTTTTAACTATTATTTCGAAATCCCCTTTTGCAGAGTGACGGTAGCGGTATTTCAGGATTTGGGCACCCAAAGAATCCGAAGAAAGATCCAGCGGATTCAAATAGGTATATCCGGCTAAATAGCTGAATCTTGCATTACCCGCCTTGCCCTTACCATTGATGGAAAAATCGATACCGGTGATACGGGCAATTCCGATATTTAATGATTTAAAGCCAAGATTATCCAACGTCGGGATTGTATTGCTGTCAGGCACATAGACACCAAACGTAAACTCCATCATATTTTGGTACTCTGTCCAGAACCCTGCAAAGTCAATAAAACCGCTCCAATTCCCAAGCCGGAATCCCTGCCGGATACCAGTTTCCGCACTCCAGCCGGTTTCAGATCTGAGATCAGGATTCGGGAAAATATTCAGGCTGCCCACGCTGGTGGAAGTGTACTTCTCAGCCATAGAAGGGAACCGGTAACCCTGTCCGAAGGAAGCGCGGATATACGATGCTTTCCCTGCCTGGTAGTTGATGCCGGCCCGTGCGACAGGCCGCGATTCATCATCGGTTTTGTCGAGGGTATAGCGCTCCCATCTCAGTCCAAAGCTAACCGACAGACGATCGAAAAAGCGTTGGTCAAACTGGGTGAATAAAGCGATAGTAGAGCCCTTGTGATCGCCATAAAGTTGTGAATTTCCAAGTGTATAAGATGCAGCGGTACCAATGGTCCAGTGCATTTTATTTCGGAACTGCCGCTGGTACTGGTATTCTCCGTAAAAATAATCAGAGCCATTATTCTTATCCGGATCATCCGGGAAGCTATTGTTGACTCTGTAATAGCGGGTTTTCAGGCTGTGCCTGCCTTCCCGTTTATCAAAATAAGATACATATGGATCAAAATTAAAACGGAAGCCATTGACCGGGGTAACCGCTACCGGGTTCTGGACAAAGGCACCTGAATCGGCATCCGTCCAGATCAAAAAGTCGGATGATTTCTGAAGTTGAATACTAGTATGCAGGCCGGCAGAAAGCCCTTCCACGTTTCCAGGATTAAACCTCAGACCTGCACTAAACCTTCCATAGCGCTGGTAGTTATCAGTCCGGTATCCTTCATCCGTGAATCCATTGATGCCAAGTGTAATATCAAAAGGTCCTGCTTTACGCAGATGCGATATCTTCAATCCTCCGAATAACGGTACCCTGTCCCACCACCAACTGAGTTCCCTGCGGGAAGGCTTCGTAAACAGCCCGCCGGACAGGTTCACGGTGGTTTCGGGAATATCCCCGGGTGTGGCTGTTCTGACATTGATAACACCGTTAAGCGCCGAAGAGCCATAAAGTGCTGATGATGCGCCCTTGATGACTTCCACCTGCCCGATGATCTCCACCGGCAGATAATTCCATTTGACATCATTAATATCACCCGTTAACATGGGGAGATCGTCCATCAACAACATCACCCGGCTGCCGGCGCCGTATGAGTATCCGCTGCCTCCCCGGATATTGGCCTGGCCATCCATTACATCTACGCCGGGAATCATGCGCAACGCATCATCTAACTGTTGGCTGTTCAGATTTTCAATAAATTCAGGTTTGATGACTTCCATCGAAACAGTTACATCCGATAAGCGCTGCTCATATTTGGATGCAGATACTACAGCTGTATTCAACTCTACTATAAGGGGCTGAAGGCGAATGTCACGAAGGATATCCACGCGAGCCTGGGTTTTTATGGTCAACTTTTCCTGCTGATAACCTATAAATCTGAATGTAATAATGTGACTGCCAGGGATTACCGAAACCCGGTAATAGCCTTCCGGATCAGTGGTCCCCCCGCCAATGCTGTCAACCAGTATATTCACCCCGCTGAGAGGTGTTCCGTCTAAAGCATCTGTAACCCGGCCCGAGATCACAACCTGCTGGGCATAAGAAGTTAATGGAAAGATGATTAAAAAGACCTGAATAGAAAATGCGAAACGCATTAACCGGGCAAATTTCTTTTTCACCCCCTTGTAGTTGAGATTTATACTTTTCAACCTTCTAAAAGACAAATTAATCCTTCCGGATCATGATGCCGGTTGATTTGTACCTGGCGGACCGGAAAATATAGAAGTAAGGTCCTTCGGGCAGCATTTGCCCGTTAAAAATCAGAGAATTCTCCCCTCTGATTGCAATAATTTGTTGATCATAAACCCTTTGTCCAAGGATGGAATACACTTCAAAGTCAACCGTACCGATTATCTCCGAATGAAAATCGATTCTTGTGTTGCATTGGAAAGG comes from the Bacteroidales bacterium genome and includes:
- a CDS encoding DEAD/DEAH box helicase family protein, giving the protein MPQKEAKARIKINKLLEESGWRLLDVPDGKANVVFENHIRITEKMINEWGDDFEKTNNGFIDFLLLNEKGHPLIVLEAKAEDKNPLIGKEQARKYARAENCRFVILSNGNLHYFWDLERGNPYIITKYPDPSSVEGFKRIIPDTGKLINEPVEEDYIAKTQYPGYATDPQFINDQTRGEFLDRTGVRFLRNYQIKAVKYLQDAVKHGSDRFLFEMATGTGKTLVAAAVCKLFLRTGNAHRALFLVDRLELESQALKSFVQYLKNDFKTVIYKESHDDWKKAEIVVTTVQSLLFDNKFRRLFSPTDFDLVISDEAHRSIGGNARAVFEYFVGYKLGLTATPKDYLKKFDSEIKTVDPREIERRNLLDTYKTFGCEKGQPTYRYSLLDGVKEGFLISPTVIDARTEITTQLLSDDGYSVMDIVDEGEVEEETFRHRDFEKKFFSEKTNTVFCRTFLENALLDPISGEVGKAIIFCVSQNHAAKITQILNEMADQLFPGKYNSDFAVQVTSFIPGAQQMTINFSDRNNNLNGNGNFLPSYLTSKSRVCCTVGMMTTGYDCQDMLNICLMRPIFSPTDFIQIKGRGTRTWSFAKMLINHQDKEEHKDERKKTFKLFDFFANCEYFEEKFNYDEILKLPPVGTGTAIDPGPGPRRIKEYETFDPDKVKTFHEKLIGLEGMKIDRMFFEKFQERIQNDPVVADHVQEGLWDVVIDYVGKEIMNKPEEFYTLEKLRKAVNVDRRISLREIIERIFDLIPYFKSKDELLEEEFEKFLSVCKPDERDDIIALKYYFKAYITDQKVREIIDSKQYTDLNVNPTFSMSDFKAVGTEWRMLIPEYIKDYVPLNNFM
- a CDS encoding GIY-YIG nuclease family protein encodes the protein MWYVYILKCVDGKHYTGCTSNLKERISKHQNGQVESTKSRRPVELIIYIAFTDKYKAFFFEKYLKSGSGRAFAKKRFL
- a CDS encoding lamin tail domain-containing protein gives rise to the protein MKNIYRTLSLLAIFTTLLSLTGLSQNAWINEIHYDNASTDADEFIEVVIQNPGSYNLADFAVVLYNGNNGASYDTRTLDVFTVGANSGNYTFYYFNYTLNGASIQNGSPDGMALSYQSVLIGGQWLSYEGTFMAVDGPASGLTSVSIGVEEGSTTPVGQSLQLSGTGSGYSEFTWQAPATATPGQLNNGQSLGGTIYPEPTNYPMDFVADADGLVVDLTWTDAVGGQLPQKYLIKASDQDNIAAPVDGTQETDDPDLSDGIGILNVPYGDQACTFFRLNGETTYYFKIYPYTNSGSNINYKTDGTVPSAQDLTIYEIMGQDFETNSFGDWDTISVSSDKKWAVVNFGGAYQTTYFAQMNGFQEDVPSNDWLISPSLNLNNFDNEVMVFQTAWKFGNTDSELKLKYSTNYTGGDPTQASWTEFSFEKAENADTWLSSEDIDLSGITGANVYIAFQYLSDGGQRRWSVDEIEITGEAVTSFITVTSPAGGEFWEQGSTHDITWSANNTLANVQIELSINASSGSPTWSTLAPSVPASAGLWTWNISPTQTPSNDCQIRITDFAADAVGLSGIFSIIEPIYIPQLVITEIMYNPPESGNDTLEFIELFNHDNVSIDLTGYYFSDGVTFTFPAATLNPGEYFLIAVDSVAFQSFYGMMAYQFGGALSNSGELLLLRNSYGMVVDSVVFDDVSPWPIEPDGTGPSLTFCDPGLDNALGENWSVSIEFVAINPEGDTIFASPAAGCSSWPVADFTADNTIVLTGGSVNFTDLSTGDPDQWVWTFIGGTPGSYVGQTPPPITYNTPGAFNVILYISNVAGTSTEEKINYIQVGNAPAADFSGTPTNLYEGGTVNFTDLSTGTPESWLWEFQGGEPASSTSQSPSGILYAEPGIYDVSLTVTNMFGTDIVLKENYIDVMPVGLNEQDEAMIRIYPNPNEGSFRLINPYNEEMLVSIYSVYGQMVTEIMIKPGDNSLALANTSKGTYVIRFSSKNGKILGTELMIIY
- a CDS encoding TonB-dependent receptor, translating into MKKKFARLMRFAFSIQVFLIIFPLTSYAQQVVISGRVTDALDGTPLSGVNILVDSIGGGTTDPEGYYRVSVIPGSHIITFRFIGYQQEKLTIKTQARVDILRDIRLQPLIVELNTAVVSASKYEQRLSDVTVSMEVIKPEFIENLNSQQLDDALRMIPGVDVMDGQANIRGGSGYSYGAGSRVMLLMDDLPMLTGDINDVKWNYLPVEIIGQVEVIKGASSALYGSSALNGVINVRTATPGDIPETTVNLSGGLFTKPSRRELSWWWDRVPLFGGLKISHLRKAGPFDITLGINGFTDEGYRTDNYQRYGRFSAGLRFNPGNVEGLSAGLHTSIQLQKSSDFLIWTDADSGAFVQNPVAVTPVNGFRFNFDPYVSYFDKREGRHSLKTRYYRVNNSFPDDPDKNNGSDYFYGEYQYQRQFRNKMHWTIGTAASYTLGNSQLYGDHKGSTIALFTQFDQRFFDRLSVSFGLRWERYTLDKTDDESRPVARAGINYQAGKASYIRASFGQGYRFPSMAEKYTSTSVGSLNIFPNPDLRSETGWSAETGIRQGFRLGNWSGFIDFAGFWTEYQNMMEFTFGVYVPDSNTIPTLDNLGFKSLNIGIARITGIDFSINGKGKAGNARFSYLAGYTYLNPLDLSSDSLGAQILKYRYRHSAKGDFEIIVKNFSAGITFSYQSFMERIDEPFELRILGQEFFPGLKEYRLENNKGAIVFDFRVGWQVTPSSGINLFAKNIFNKEYMGRPGDIQPPRSISLQYLLKIR